The following coding sequences lie in one Bacteroidia bacterium genomic window:
- the porQ gene encoding type IX secretion system protein PorQ, with protein MMRKLFSLFLLSFSFVASAQIGGSGTYEFLNLPVSARTASLGGNIMSVKDDDINASFQNPSLLNPTMDNSLSLSYINYFAGINYGNAAYAKDFEKIGTFSLGMKFINYGTFTQADQTGQITGTFKAAEYLFNIGYSKQLDSCFSIGANLKTIYSSLAQYASFGNAIDLGGTYYNAKSKFSIAAVIANLGTQWKTYTPGNHEPLPLDVQIGISKQPKHAPFRLSIIAQHLQKWNLTYSDPSDTATIDPSTGQSITSSAPKWAFGDNLIRHLVLGGELLITKNFNLRLGFNYERRKELELVTRTGLDGFSYGFGFKISKFQLSYGHAVYSLAGGSNHFTISLHLSEFMARKQN; from the coding sequence ATGATGCGAAAATTATTCTCTCTTTTTTTACTTTCCTTTTCTTTCGTTGCGTCAGCTCAAATTGGCGGAAGCGGCACCTACGAATTTTTGAACCTTCCTGTTTCTGCCAGAACAGCTTCTTTGGGTGGAAACATTATGAGCGTAAAGGACGATGATATCAACGCAAGTTTTCAGAATCCATCACTTTTAAATCCTACTATGGACAATAGTTTGAGTTTAAGTTATATCAATTATTTTGCAGGAATTAATTACGGAAATGCTGCTTACGCGAAGGATTTTGAAAAAATAGGCACCTTCAGTCTTGGCATGAAATTTATCAATTACGGAACATTTACGCAAGCCGATCAAACAGGTCAAATTACAGGTACTTTTAAAGCTGCTGAATATTTATTCAACATTGGCTATTCCAAACAATTAGATTCTTGCTTCTCGATAGGAGCCAATTTAAAAACCATTTATTCTTCGCTGGCGCAATATGCCTCTTTCGGTAATGCCATTGATCTTGGTGGAACTTATTACAATGCAAAAAGCAAATTTTCTATTGCAGCTGTTATCGCAAACTTAGGAACACAATGGAAAACCTATACTCCCGGAAACCACGAACCACTGCCTTTAGACGTACAAATAGGGATTTCAAAACAACCCAAACACGCCCCTTTTCGATTATCCATTATTGCACAGCATTTACAAAAATGGAATTTAACTTATTCCGATCCGAGCGACACTGCTACGATAGATCCTAGTACAGGACAAAGCATTACATCGTCTGCTCCAAAATGGGCTTTCGGCGATAATTTAATACGCCATTTAGTACTGGGTGGCGAATTATTGATTACTAAAAATTTTAATCTCCGTTTGGGATTTAATTATGAACGCAGAAAAGAACTGGAATTGGTAACTCGAACAGGATTAGATGGATTTTCATATGGCTTTGGGTTTAAAATTTCGAAATTCCAGTTGAGCTACGGGCATGCCGTTTACAGCTTAGCTGGAGGCTCTAACCATTTCACCATCAGTCTCCACCTTTCCGAATTTATGGCGCGAAAACAAAATTGA